A DNA window from Pseudomonas sp. B21-056 contains the following coding sequences:
- the mdcA gene encoding malonate decarboxylase subunit alpha, with protein sequence MTTTISPDSRWTRRRGEKQRRLEQVKGMVDGVVLPTDRIVEALQLLIEPGDRVVLEGNNQKQADFLSRSLAKADSSKLHDLHMIMPSVGRSEHLDLFERGIARKLDFSFAGTQSLRISQLLEDGLLEIGAIHTYIELYARLVVDLIPNVVLSAGFMADRAGNIYTGPSTEDTPALIEPAAFSDGIVIVQVNQLVDDVSDLPRVDIPASWVDFVVVADKPFYIEPLFTRDPRHIKPVHVLMAMMAIRGIYEKHNVQSLNHGIGFNTAAIELILPTYGESLGLKGKICRNWTLNPHPTLIPAIESGWVESVHCFGTELGMEHYIAARPDVFFTGRDGSLRSNRMVCQLAGQYAVDLFIGATLQVDGDGHSSTVTRGRLAGFGGAPNMGHDPRGRRHGTPAWLDMRHGDGEAPLLERGKKLVVQMVETFQEGGKPTFVDTLDAVDVAKKAGMPLAPIMIYGDDVTHLLTEEGIAYLYKARSLEERQAMIAAVAGVTAIGLRHNPKDTARMRREGLIALPEDLGIRRTDATRELLAAKSVADLVEWSGGLYNPPAKFRSW encoded by the coding sequence ATGACAACAACAATATCCCCCGACTCGCGCTGGACGCGGCGGCGCGGCGAGAAGCAGCGGCGGCTCGAACAGGTGAAGGGCATGGTCGATGGTGTGGTGTTGCCCACCGACCGGATCGTCGAGGCGTTGCAGCTTCTGATCGAGCCCGGCGACCGTGTGGTGCTGGAAGGCAACAACCAGAAGCAGGCGGATTTTCTCTCGCGTTCCCTGGCCAAAGCCGATTCTTCGAAGCTGCACGACCTGCACATGATCATGCCCAGCGTCGGCCGCTCCGAGCACCTGGACCTGTTCGAGCGCGGCATCGCCCGCAAACTCGATTTTTCCTTCGCCGGTACCCAGAGCCTGCGCATCAGCCAGTTGCTGGAAGACGGCTTGCTGGAAATCGGCGCGATCCACACCTACATCGAACTCTATGCCCGACTGGTGGTGGACCTGATTCCCAATGTGGTGCTCTCGGCCGGTTTCATGGCTGACCGCGCCGGCAACATCTACACCGGTCCGAGCACCGAGGACACTCCAGCGTTGATCGAGCCGGCGGCCTTCAGCGACGGCATCGTCATCGTCCAGGTCAATCAGTTGGTGGATGACGTCAGCGACCTACCGCGCGTGGACATCCCGGCGTCCTGGGTGGATTTCGTGGTGGTGGCCGACAAGCCGTTCTACATCGAGCCGCTGTTCACCCGCGACCCACGCCACATCAAGCCTGTGCACGTGCTGATGGCAATGATGGCGATCCGTGGGATCTACGAAAAGCACAACGTCCAGTCCCTCAACCACGGCATCGGTTTCAACACCGCCGCCATCGAGCTGATCCTGCCGACCTACGGTGAATCCCTCGGTCTGAAGGGCAAGATCTGCCGCAACTGGACCCTCAATCCGCACCCGACGTTGATCCCGGCCATCGAAAGCGGCTGGGTCGAGAGCGTGCATTGCTTCGGCACCGAACTGGGCATGGAGCATTACATCGCCGCCCGGCCGGACGTGTTCTTCACTGGCCGCGATGGCTCACTGCGCTCCAACCGCATGGTCTGCCAACTGGCCGGCCAGTACGCGGTGGACCTGTTCATCGGTGCCACCTTGCAAGTGGACGGCGACGGTCATTCCTCCACGGTCACCCGAGGCCGACTGGCCGGTTTCGGTGGTGCGCCGAACATGGGCCATGATCCGCGCGGTCGCCGCCACGGCACCCCGGCCTGGCTCGACATGCGCCATGGCGACGGCGAGGCCCCTCTGCTCGAGCGCGGCAAGAAGCTGGTGGTGCAGATGGTCGAGACCTTCCAGGAGGGCGGCAAACCGACGTTCGTCGACACCCTCGATGCGGTGGACGTGGCGAAGAAAGCCGGCATGCCCCTGGCGCCGATCATGATCTACGGCGACGACGTCACCCATCTGTTGACCGAAGAGGGCATCGCCTATCTGTACAAGGCCCGCTCCCTGGAAGAGCGCCAGGCGATGATCGCAGCGGTTGCCGGGGTCACTGCCATCGGCCTGCGCCACAACCCGAAAGATACCGCCCGCATGCGCCGCGAAGGGCTGATCGCCTTGCCCGAAGACCTCGGCATCCGCCGCACCGACGCCACCCGTGAGTTGCTCGCCGCCAAGAGCGTGGCCGACCTGGTGGAGTGGTCCGGTGGCCTCTACAACCCGCCCGCCAAGTTCAGGAGCTGGTAA
- a CDS encoding biotin-independent malonate decarboxylase subunit beta yields MTDSAALLNKHSFVELGARQRAKALLDDGTFRELLDPFQRVMSPWLLRQGVVPQSDDGVVIAKGGIDGLPVVIAAIEGAFQGGSLGEVGGAKIAGALELAAEDNRKGIPTRAVLLLETGGVRLQEANLGLAAIAEIHSAIVDLRQYQPVVGVVVGSVGCFGGMSIAAGLCSYLLVTQEARLGLNGPQVIEQEAGIEEYDSRDRPFIWSLTGGEQRFATGLVDRYAADDVQQIRQQVSQLLHLGVPAEHRSGQAELFLQHLARLDTDVQIEPAAVRQLYQGERP; encoded by the coding sequence ATGACTGACAGCGCAGCGTTGCTCAACAAGCACAGCTTCGTCGAACTCGGTGCCCGGCAGCGGGCGAAAGCCTTGCTCGATGACGGTACGTTTCGCGAACTGCTCGACCCGTTCCAGCGCGTCATGTCGCCGTGGCTGCTGCGTCAAGGCGTGGTGCCGCAAAGCGACGACGGCGTAGTGATCGCCAAAGGCGGCATCGACGGCCTGCCGGTGGTGATCGCCGCCATCGAGGGGGCGTTCCAGGGCGGCAGTCTCGGCGAAGTGGGTGGGGCGAAGATCGCCGGCGCCCTGGAGCTGGCCGCCGAGGACAACCGCAAAGGCATCCCGACCCGTGCGGTGCTGCTGCTGGAAACCGGCGGTGTGCGTTTGCAGGAAGCCAATCTGGGGTTGGCGGCCATCGCCGAGATTCATTCGGCCATTGTCGACCTGCGCCAGTATCAGCCGGTGGTCGGTGTGGTGGTCGGCAGTGTCGGCTGCTTTGGCGGCATGTCCATCGCCGCTGGGCTGTGCAGCTATCTGCTGGTGACCCAGGAGGCGCGGTTGGGCCTGAACGGCCCGCAAGTGATCGAGCAGGAGGCCGGAATCGAGGAATACGACTCCCGGGATCGCCCGTTCATCTGGAGCCTGACCGGCGGTGAGCAGCGTTTCGCCACGGGATTGGTGGATCGCTACGCGGCCGACGATGTGCAGCAGATCCGCCAACAGGTCAGCCAGTTGTTGCACCTGGGCGTGCCCGCCGAACACCGCAGCGGTCAGGCCGAGCTGTTCCTGCAACACCTGGCCCGATTGGACACTGACGTGCAGATCGAACCGGCAGCGGTTCGCCAGCTGTATCAGGGAGAACGCCCATGA
- a CDS encoding triphosphoribosyl-dephospho-CoA synthase → MHALNLQPNTLSLAERLADLAVDALIDEADLSPKPALVDRRGNGAHTDLHLGLMHASALSLWPAFKEMAEAAIESGEVGLSLREALGRIGREGEAAMLATTGGVNTHRGAIWALGLLVAAAALEPESSTASAVTLRAARLALLEDRYAPSPFSHGAQVAQRYGARGAKEEAQLGFPAVVQRGLPQLKRSRTQGHGEQNARLDALLAIMTQLADTCVLYRAGEPGLQAMQAGAQAVLDAGGSASLDGRRRLHALDQQLIALNASPGGAADLLAACLFIDRIESGDSVIQGVC, encoded by the coding sequence ATGCACGCACTCAACCTGCAACCGAACACCCTGAGCCTGGCCGAACGGCTGGCGGACCTGGCGGTGGACGCACTGATCGACGAAGCGGACCTGTCGCCCAAACCGGCGCTGGTGGACCGCCGTGGCAATGGCGCCCACACCGACCTGCACCTTGGGCTGATGCATGCATCGGCGCTGTCCTTATGGCCGGCCTTCAAGGAAATGGCTGAAGCGGCCATCGAGTCCGGCGAAGTGGGCCTGTCGTTGCGCGAGGCCCTCGGGCGGATCGGCCGTGAAGGTGAAGCGGCGATGCTCGCCACGACGGGCGGCGTGAATACCCATCGAGGGGCGATCTGGGCCTTGGGCCTGCTGGTGGCCGCCGCAGCGCTGGAACCTGAATCCAGCACGGCCAGCGCCGTCACTTTGCGCGCCGCACGCCTGGCGCTGCTTGAAGATCGCTACGCGCCAAGCCCCTTCAGCCATGGCGCCCAAGTGGCCCAACGCTACGGCGCACGCGGCGCAAAGGAAGAAGCGCAACTTGGCTTCCCGGCGGTGGTGCAGCGTGGATTGCCACAACTCAAGCGCAGTCGCACCCAAGGGCATGGTGAGCAGAACGCCCGGCTCGACGCCTTGCTGGCGATCATGACCCAACTGGCGGACACCTGCGTGCTCTATCGCGCCGGCGAGCCCGGCTTGCAGGCCATGCAGGCCGGTGCCCAAGCGGTACTGGATGCCGGTGGCAGCGCGAGTCTCGACGGCCGCCGCCGATTGCACGCGCTGGACCAACAACTGATTGCATTGAACGCCTCACCCGGAGGCGCCGCCGATCTGCTCGCGGCTTGCCTGTTCATCGACCGCATCGAGTCGGGTGACAGCGTCATCCAGGGAGTTTGCTGA
- a CDS encoding malonate decarboxylase subunit delta, with amino-acid sequence METLSFEFPAGQPPRGRALVGCVGSGDLEVLIEPGLAGKLTIQVQTSVNGSEQRWQHLFARMFDGQTPPALSIDIHDFGATPGVVRLRLEQGFEEIGHD; translated from the coding sequence ATGGAAACCTTATCCTTTGAATTCCCCGCCGGGCAGCCGCCACGGGGGCGGGCGCTGGTGGGCTGTGTCGGCTCGGGCGACCTGGAGGTGCTGATCGAGCCGGGGCTGGCGGGCAAATTGACCATTCAGGTGCAGACCTCGGTCAATGGCAGCGAGCAACGCTGGCAGCATCTGTTCGCCCGGATGTTCGACGGCCAGACCCCGCCGGCGCTGTCCATCGACATTCACGATTTCGGCGCCACCCCCGGCGTGGTGCGTCTGCGCCTGGAGCAAGGCTTCGAGGAGATCGGCCATGACTGA